A window of Staphylococcus sp. 17KM0847 contains these coding sequences:
- a CDS encoding ABC transporter permease/substrate-binding protein: MSTLLMTLNERKEELLQALLTHVQLSFIALLIAVLIGVPLGILLTKTPRLSEGVINIAAVLQTIPSLALLGLMIPLFGIGTVPAVIALVVYALLPILRNTYTGIVGVDASLIEAAKGIGMKPTRRLIRVELPLAMPVIMAGIRTAMVLIVGTATLAALIGAGGLGDLILLGIDRNNTSLILIGAIPAALLAILFDVILRILSRVSYRKMFITLGILLIIMLSVTIAPMLGQKEEHITIAGKLGAEPSIITNMYKIIIEQETDYTVDVKDGMGKTTFLFNALKADEIDGYLEFTGTVLGELTKETPKSQEESQVYRQARQSLESQFDMTLLKPMKYNNTYALAVKRDFAEANDLKTISDLKRIEDKVKPGFTLEFNDREDGYPKVQSAYHLNFNRVKTMEPKLRYQAVEKGEINLIDAYSTDAELKQYDMVVLEDDEHIFPPYQGAPLFKQSFVEAHPEVTKALNQLSGKISDEEMQEMNYRVTEKGERPYDVAKDYLKSHQIIK, translated from the coding sequence ATGAGTACACTCTTGATGACATTAAATGAACGCAAAGAAGAATTGTTACAAGCATTGCTCACTCATGTGCAACTGTCATTTATAGCATTGCTTATTGCGGTATTAATTGGTGTACCACTGGGGATTTTATTGACAAAGACACCTAGACTGTCTGAAGGTGTGATTAATATTGCAGCGGTACTACAAACAATCCCTTCTCTAGCATTATTAGGATTGATGATTCCACTTTTTGGTATTGGAACTGTACCAGCTGTTATTGCACTCGTTGTATATGCGCTATTGCCTATTTTACGCAATACATATACAGGTATCGTTGGTGTTGATGCATCACTGATTGAAGCAGCAAAAGGTATCGGTATGAAACCTACAAGACGACTTATAAGGGTAGAGCTACCATTAGCAATGCCAGTCATTATGGCAGGTATTCGCACAGCAATGGTACTTATTGTAGGTACAGCAACACTTGCAGCATTAATCGGTGCTGGAGGTTTAGGTGACCTTATTTTACTGGGTATTGATAGAAACAATACGTCGCTCATTTTAATCGGTGCAATTCCAGCAGCATTACTTGCTATTCTATTTGATGTGATTTTACGGATATTAAGTCGTGTATCTTATCGTAAGATGTTTATAACACTTGGTATACTCTTAATTATTATGTTGAGTGTAACAATTGCGCCTATGTTAGGACAAAAAGAAGAACATATTACAATTGCTGGTAAGTTAGGAGCAGAACCGTCAATTATTACGAATATGTATAAAATTATTATTGAGCAGGAAACGGATTATACCGTTGATGTGAAAGATGGTATGGGGAAAACGACATTTTTATTTAATGCTTTAAAGGCAGATGAAATTGATGGTTATCTTGAGTTTACAGGAACTGTTTTAGGTGAGCTGACAAAAGAAACACCGAAATCTCAAGAGGAAAGTCAAGTATATAGACAAGCACGTCAAAGCCTAGAGTCGCAGTTTGATATGACTTTGTTAAAACCAATGAAATATAATAACACGTATGCTTTAGCTGTCAAACGTGACTTTGCAGAAGCAAATGATTTAAAAACCATTAGTGACCTTAAACGTATAGAAGATAAAGTGAAGCCAGGCTTTACTTTGGAATTCAATGATCGTGAAGATGGTTATCCTAAAGTACAGTCTGCATATCATTTGAACTTTAATCGAGTTAAAACGATGGAACCTAAGTTGCGTTATCAAGCGGTTGAAAAAGGTGAGATTAACTTGATTGATGCGTATTCAACGGATGCAGAATTAAAACAGTATGATATGGTTGTTTTAGAGGATGATGAACATATTTTCCCACCATATCAAGGTGCGCCACTCTTTAAACAATCGTTTGTTGAAGCACATCCAGAGGTGACAAAGGCGTTGAATCAACTTTCTGGCAAGATTTCAGATGAAGAAATGCAGGAAATGAATTATCGTGTTACTGAAAAGGGTGAACGTCCATATGATGTAGCTAAAGATTACTTGAAGTCACATCAAATTATTAAATAA
- a CDS encoding 5'(3')-deoxyribonucleotidase, producing MRKSIGIDMDEVLADTMGAILEAFNRRTQLNITIEQIKGRKVYDMLPEHASIVRDILRSDGFFGRLPVIQDAQEVVQKLTEHYDVYIVTAAMDVPTSFHDKYEWLRTHFPFLDPQQFVFCGRKNIAATDYLIDDNPKQLRIFKGKPLMFSAPHNYGHTEFQRLNDWREVEAYFLK from the coding sequence ATGAGAAAGTCAATTGGTATTGATATGGATGAGGTTTTAGCGGATACAATGGGGGCGATTTTAGAAGCGTTTAATCGTCGCACACAGTTAAATATAACAATTGAGCAAATAAAAGGGCGTAAAGTCTACGATATGTTGCCTGAACATGCATCAATCGTTCGAGATATTTTACGATCGGATGGTTTTTTTGGACGTCTTCCAGTCATTCAAGATGCACAAGAAGTGGTTCAAAAATTAACAGAACATTATGATGTCTATATTGTAACAGCTGCTATGGATGTGCCGACTTCTTTTCATGATAAATATGAATGGTTGCGAACGCATTTTCCATTTTTAGATCCACAACAATTTGTTTTTTGTGGACGAAAAAACATTGCAGCTACTGACTATTTAATCGATGATAATCCGAAACAGCTCCGTATTTTCAAGGGGAAACCACTGATGTTTAGTGCGCCACATAATTACGGTCATACAGAGTTTCAACGTTTGAATGATTGGCGAGAAGTTGAAGCTTATTTTCTAAAATAA
- the hisC gene encoding histidinol-phosphate transaminase, translating to MKSQISQLRAYTPGLSPEALKKKLGIEGELHKLASNENVYGPSLLAKEAIQHNVDDLYLYPEPNAPLLQEAIAKHYQVKPEQVVFGAGLDEMIVIISRTVIRSGDKVVTSEGTFGQYFHNAVVEDANFVQVPLKEGAFDLEGIAEAVDENTALVWICNPNNPSGTYHTHEAIEAFIQKIPSNVTILFDEAYAEYVTASDYPNTLELMKKYNNIAMLRTFSKAYGLAGVRIGYIIAPEKLAEQLNVIRPPFNTTRLSEQAALAAFQDQDYLKKIVELNAQEREKFYDVKTPFHIYPSQTNFIFVETDDAKALDNALLKEGIIARAFPNGVRITIGFPEQNKVIRNVLTAFGSQTS from the coding sequence ATGAAGTCACAAATTTCACAGTTACGTGCATACACACCGGGTTTATCACCTGAAGCACTCAAGAAAAAACTAGGAATTGAAGGAGAACTGCATAAACTCGCATCTAATGAAAATGTGTACGGTCCTTCTCTATTAGCCAAAGAAGCAATTCAACATAATGTGGATGATTTATATTTATATCCAGAGCCGAATGCACCGTTATTACAAGAAGCAATTGCTAAACATTATCAAGTTAAACCGGAACAAGTAGTATTTGGAGCTGGATTAGATGAAATGATTGTTATTATTTCACGGACAGTCATTCGTTCAGGTGATAAGGTCGTTACAAGTGAAGGTACGTTCGGACAATATTTCCATAATGCTGTTGTTGAAGATGCGAACTTTGTACAAGTTCCGTTAAAAGAGGGGGCATTTGATTTAGAGGGTATTGCTGAAGCAGTAGATGAGAATACGGCACTCGTATGGATTTGTAATCCTAATAACCCATCAGGAACTTATCATACACATGAAGCAATTGAAGCATTTATTCAAAAAATACCAAGCAATGTCACAATTTTGTTTGATGAAGCCTATGCAGAGTACGTCACTGCATCTGATTATCCGAATACGCTAGAACTTATGAAAAAATATAATAATATTGCGATGCTTAGAACATTTTCAAAAGCATATGGTCTTGCAGGGGTACGTATAGGCTATATTATTGCACCAGAAAAGCTGGCAGAACAGCTCAATGTTATTCGTCCACCATTTAACACGACACGTTTATCAGAGCAAGCGGCATTAGCAGCATTTCAAGATCAAGACTATTTGAAAAAGATAGTTGAGCTTAATGCACAAGAGCGTGAAAAATTTTATGATGTAAAAACACCATTCCATATCTATCCATCACAAACAAATTTTATTTTTGTGGAGACAGATGATGCAAAAGCCTTGGATAATGCTTTATTAAAAGAAGGGATCATTGCACGTGCCTTTCCAAACGGGGTACGTATTACAATTGGTTTTCCAGAACAAAATAAAGTGATTCGCAATGTTTTAACAGCATTTGGAAGTCAGACCTCTTAG